GGTCCGGGTCAAACCGGTCCTGTTTCGACCCATACCGAAAAATCACCCCTTTAATCTAGTTATGCgacccacccatcttgccaccttTATAAGATATATGATCCCGTCCAAAGTTTATAACTAAGAAGTAAAGTTTTAGCCAAGAATCTTACTTGGCAAAACCGAGACCCTGAACGTGAGCCGCTTCAGCATGTCCTGCTCCCAAGTCTTCTGCAGTCGAGCCTCGTTTCACAAGTTCAGAAAACTCGTGTTTATCAAGCCTATTACCTTGCGGTTTCGCAGCACGCTTAGGAGCTAAACCTAGGGCCTCCCTCATAGCCTGTTCCTCTTCCTCCTTGATCCTCCTTATCTCTTCTTTGGCAGCCTTCATGTCTGCCTCATTGGATTTTTTATCCCTGGCATACCAGTGTAAATCTTTCCCTgttcatacatacatatgttAATGGAGTCCCTATAAAGAGTAGAAAGTGATGACAAGGAAAGATGCTGAGGTAGGTCAATTGGGTAATTAGCCAGGAAAACCATGCACAATACTCTAATAATGAAAACGGTATAGACTACATGATTGTACATAGAGTGCAAGTAGAGAAGACGATTTTGAGACTGATTTACTAATGAATGTGTCGATTCAGGTTATGCTTTATCTCTAATGTGTCAGACAAGTaattttttacccaaaaaatagCATCGAAGAAAGGGTTAGATGATTAAAAGGTTGGCCAAAAGCGTACTTTTTACACATCAAAAGTCCTAAATAATTTATTCATAGATAGACATTGATATATAATTCTTTTTGTAAACTATATTTGACATAAAATGTTCAGTTTTCTTAATTAACAATGATTGGGTAGAGCAGAGCTGTAGCAATTATCCGACACTAATAACAATCATACctcatcttttaaaatttaggtATGAAAAGGAAATGGATCTACAGAATACTTAAATAACTAGTACTTGCGGTGGTCAAAGAAGAAAACTGTGAAAGTCTTCAAAAGAAAATCAAGCAGACTGTTCTCTATGCTCTTTGAGCTATTTCTATTTTACAAGGTTGCATAATGCATAACAACTGCAATTTCTCTTTATAGGCCGTATTTCAAGATAAACTTTGCCTATTTGATATGTACCATCATTGGAGATATTGGTGTTACGAATTTGGATTGGTAATAATATTTAAGATGCTCGATTAATGTTAAAGAGACTTACCTTTCTGCCATCTCCCTACAGGAGCCTTGAGACTGTGACCAAGATAGTTTTCTCGATATTTATCAACCTTCACATCATCCCAGCTAAACTCTGTACATAAGTAACATAGATAATGTTAATACATAACTTATACGTTGttaaacataatattattatactacaagtctacaacgtGACACACCATGTCCCTCACAAGACCGCAAAGCGCAAATGTAAATCTACATGATAACTAAATATTAGTTGGTCCAAAAAACTATTAGCCTACTGCCTTTAGCACTTTTGAGTCCAGTTATGCAGACTTGTACAATTTACTGACCTAAATGGATCGACATACAGAAGTTAAATACATCATAATCatacataaaaaaacaatacaaatacaacaaaaatccAACCGAATTTGTTTCTGGCACACGAACACACACATTTTAAATATACATGACAACGGAGCATCGAGTGTACTGATTGCTGCCAGACAAAATAGTGCCCGCCAAAAAGGGAGTTCAGGGTCACCCAAGAGCCTCGATGGGGGGAACTTAAACTGATTCGGCCTCTACATATACATATCCTACGTAACTAGATACCCTAAATATCATATATCAATACAAGTACGCTCACTCCGTATGCAGCTAAACCATGTAAAATCCTATATCTCGTTTATTTTACGGTCCGTTTGTTGTACTTGAGCTATaatgttcttcttcttctaggTATCACAATTACtggttttttgttattttaataaacatattaatcATGTAGCAGTGAACCAGCAAATTAGTAAAATTATACATTTCGCATGCTCAATCAtttaacataattaattataaaaattaacgaAATTTAGATTaaatacatatgcatataacataattaattataaaaataaaaataaatatgaagaaCCCTAAAAAGAGGTAGGAATAACTTACGATCTCGACCGCCACGAACACCACCTCTGGATGGATGATACATACTGTAACCTAAATGTAATAAATTTCGATTTTAATATACAAATTGATTTGATTAAATTTATAAGGAACTGGATTATTCGATCGTGTTTTTACTTGTGGATTTGGGTCGTATTTGCCTATTTGGGTACAATAATGGTTGGAATTTGGAAATAGGAATGGCTGTTATTTTAAATGGTTTGCAGAAAACACCCCTGTAATTATGTAGACTTGAAACTTTAtaaccttttgttttctttgttaATATAAGATTCTTTTACAAATAGTTAGGTCGAAGAATCGCATGGTCGGCTCAACCTTTTTGTGGGCTCTAAACGAGATCAAATTTGGGGGTCTTTTTATGGTCTTCAATAGATCCCTAATCCTTAACCCCGTTTGAGATCCACCAACGATaaactaaaaacttataaatgtgAGTAATAATCACCCGTAAAAACATACAAGATGAAAATTAAGCATAAAACTAAACTAATCTTCTCATTTAAAGGCATAATATGATTAGCCATAAAGTGGTATGGTGACTATTCATATGTgttcttttatttgtttgtgtGTATACTGATGGATAAATGGATTACAATAGTAACTATTGAGAATTTGAGAAAAAAGGATAATTGAATATTGATAAACCAACTTATCTGATTACAAAATGTCTTTAAATTCGAAAGAGCTATGATCATAGAttattcaattttctttttttttggatgGAATCATGGAGTGGAGTATGAGATCTATTTTGCcctatgtttaatttttaagcccaaaacttaacttttataaaaaatggcCTAGCCTAATATAAATATGGAGCAATAATAGACTTAACTTATTTGGCTACCCTTTCATCTTGGTGGATCAAGAAGCAGCATTTCTACCTTtgagtagaggtaaggtctgtctacatcacATCTCCCCCGTACCCCGGCTTTGTCGGGATTGGGTACCGTTGTCGTTGTCATTGCCGCTAGTGTGTATGTAACTTTGTGTGATGTAGATTATGAATGAAGCAATCACAATTGAGTAATCCACTTAAGTGACAATGATATTGTAATGCCACAAATGatgtaaataaaaaatcttatatgAATATTAGTTTAGTCTTAAGTAATTTGGTAAACTTAAGTATCTCATATTTACcttcaaataaacataaatgcattaaaataaaatattatattcatttagatatatatataataagtcaaagataatgactaaataaatataaaaaaaagagttgaAATTCCTAACCTATATTCACTCTCAAGCAttactaaatattttttttttttaattttatcatcaAATAACCACATTAGTCACCATCAGTGATCAACAACAATTCAGTCACCACCACTAAAATTTGAGATGATGATCTCTATTCAGtgtatttttttgatattttgataagTATATTAGTTTTTTGTCTGTAAGGAACTTGTTATTATGTTTCATGTA
The Erigeron canadensis isolate Cc75 chromosome 2, C_canadensis_v1, whole genome shotgun sequence DNA segment above includes these coding regions:
- the LOC122588751 gene encoding multiple myeloma tumor-associated protein 2 homolog, with amino-acid sequence MYHPSRGGVRGGRDQFSWDDVKVDKYRENYLGHSLKAPVGRWQKGKDLHWYARDKKSNEADMKAAKEEIRRIKEEEEQAMREALGLAPKRAAKPQGNRLDKHEFSELVKRGSTAEDLGAGHAEAAHVQGLGFAKAPKAAWEESTSLPPAITTEVSKVTNVSAATSARDVKDDSEDESRRKKRRREEKKHEKHERREERKHERREKRHARDSDDKRSQKRDKSKRRHDSD